The Crocosphaera subtropica ATCC 51142 genome includes a window with the following:
- a CDS encoding ATP-binding sensor histidine kinase → MIINNCRIIERLYESSHSLIYRGIREKDQQPVILKILQENHPDPLTLSQFKQEYKILRRLNSPRIIKTYGIDKYQNTLVILLEDFGGIALDALLKEKPLNLDCFLNIAIKIVEGLEVVHDADIIHKDINPTNIIIHPKSQEIKLIDFGISTQLALENTQELNPNLIEGTLAYMSPEQTGRMNRKIDYHTDFYSLGVTFYEMLTHQLPFITEDPLELVHFHIAKQPNYPHQISPNLPIIISHIIMKLLAKTPEDRYQSAKGIKADLQQCLNQLTEKNEIKLFLLGQYDVSEKFQIPQKLYGRETEIQRLINTFNTVTKGHNAMILVSGYAGIGKSILIREIYPSVTEKKGYFISGKFEQFQRNIPYAAIIQACQELVNQLLTESNQNISQWREKLLMALGVNGQVIIDVIPEIEQIIGSQPAVIPLEPKEAQNRFNLVFQNFLKVFTKQQHPLVIFLDDLQWSDTASLQLIRSLITTLDDQSLFIIGAYRDNEVDLAHPVRLTLNDIHNQGVIIEELVLNNLTVSQLEGLIKDTINLEEKSCKKLAKLVKKKTNGNPFFVKEFLSSLHQNEILVFDNFQRQWDYNEDKIQALQITENVVDLMSTNIKNTPTTIQEILKIAACIGSKFDLTTLAMVSNYSQIATGNYLVNALEKGLILPLNNQYKLINNYQEDEEIPQTLKVTYQFSHDRVQQAAYSLLSKQKQEEIHLKIGKLLLNNTPKIKQEEKIFDIVNQINIGYKLIKNPLEYEQLAKLNLIAGKKAKASAAYEVALNYLQFAISILDKDQIWNTQYQFSLEVYLEATESAYLTGNFQVMEVLVLTIIEHSKFILDQVKAYEIKIKAYTSQNNLLEAINLSLSTLALLGIIIPKNPTASEIKNSLEETNLLLQDTVIKDLVNLPLITDNKAIASLRILVTMSMAAFLASPRLFIITVTQQIKLCLNYGNSPEACVAYAFYGELLCQISENFDAGYEFGKLALSLLSKLQAKRVEAQTSFVVILAIRHWKEPIKELLNPLRSGYEKGLEIGNIEYAMWNAQLYCNYLFAIGKELTQVKSELSKYIQAAKKMQSKNSLYFLAMNYQLVLNLQNECQFPCRLVGEAFNEEQMLPLYKKGNYNLALFHIYTHKTTICYLLGELENALEYALEGEKYIGEMLTAGSPKFLFYYCLTHLAIYDQKSEKEQQSIIKKVTNHQTNLNLLATHNPSHYLGKFYLIEAELYRVLGDDKNARECYDQAITAFEKSNYIHEQAIAYELAAKFYLNKEHTHLAHYYLQDAYYYYQVWGATAKLKHLEETYPQLISKDNYSPKKLKTKITEKRFTKELDFNSIFKASQVISGEIILKNLLEKLMRTIIENAGAQKGFLLLEHNNNWLIEAEGNIDNTNLTILQSIPLNNSEQNSHDIRLSIPIINYVAHTQESIVLNDATQEGNFTQTTYIINNKPKSILCTPLINQGKINGIIYLENNLTTDAFTPARVEIVKILSSSAAISIENSRLYEQLEDYSKTLEKKVQSRTQELQDKNKQLNVTLAKLKATQNQIIAQEKLASLGALTAGIAHEIKNPLNFVNNFAEICVELTEELQEEIEDHKDGLDTETIDYIEEILEDIKQNSQKIHEHGQRADKIVHGMLMHSKGKPGQRQLTDINNLLAESVNLAYHGMRVKEPSFKIKINTHYDSNIPEINIVPQDISRVFLNAINNACYAVHEKGKSLQEDFTPTLTITTAAKHEQIEIMIRDNGKGIAQPIIDKVFNPFFTTKPTGQGTGLGLSISHDIIVQGHQGQILIDSQENDYTELKIILPTGNMIGKISP, encoded by the coding sequence ATGATTATCAATAATTGTCGTATTATAGAAAGACTTTACGAAAGTTCTCACTCTTTAATTTACCGTGGTATTAGGGAAAAAGATCAGCAACCTGTCATCTTAAAAATTCTTCAAGAAAATCATCCAGATCCTCTGACCCTATCACAGTTTAAACAAGAATATAAAATACTACGTCGACTCAATTCCCCAAGAATTATTAAAACCTACGGAATTGACAAATATCAAAATACTTTAGTCATTCTTCTCGAAGATTTTGGAGGAATAGCTTTAGACGCTTTATTAAAAGAAAAGCCCTTAAATCTAGACTGTTTTTTGAACATTGCTATCAAAATCGTTGAAGGATTAGAAGTGGTTCATGATGCTGATATTATCCACAAAGATATTAACCCAACTAATATTATTATACATCCGAAAAGTCAGGAGATAAAATTAATAGATTTTGGAATTTCGACCCAACTGGCTTTAGAGAATACTCAGGAACTTAACCCTAATTTAATCGAGGGAACTTTAGCTTATATGTCCCCTGAACAAACAGGGAGAATGAACCGAAAAATTGATTATCATACTGATTTTTATTCCCTAGGAGTTACTTTTTATGAAATGTTAACCCATCAACTTCCTTTCATCACGGAAGATCCCTTAGAATTAGTTCATTTTCATATTGCGAAACAGCCGAATTATCCTCATCAGATTAGCCCCAATCTTCCTATAATTATTTCTCATATTATTATGAAACTATTGGCTAAAACTCCTGAAGATAGATATCAAAGTGCTAAAGGAATTAAAGCAGATTTACAACAATGTTTAAACCAATTAACAGAAAAAAATGAAATTAAATTATTTTTATTAGGACAATATGATGTCTCTGAGAAGTTTCAAATTCCGCAAAAACTTTATGGTAGAGAAACCGAGATCCAGAGGTTGATTAATACTTTTAATACAGTAACGAAAGGACACAATGCCATGATATTAGTGTCTGGATATGCGGGTATCGGTAAATCAATTTTAATTCGTGAAATTTACCCATCTGTTACTGAAAAAAAAGGCTATTTTATTTCGGGAAAATTTGAGCAATTTCAACGAAATATTCCTTATGCAGCTATTATACAAGCTTGTCAAGAATTAGTTAACCAATTGCTCACAGAATCTAACCAAAATATTAGCCAATGGCGTGAAAAATTACTAATGGCTTTAGGGGTTAATGGACAAGTTATTATTGATGTTATCCCCGAAATTGAACAGATTATTGGATCGCAACCAGCAGTTATTCCCTTAGAACCTAAAGAAGCACAAAATCGTTTTAATTTAGTGTTTCAAAATTTCTTAAAAGTATTCACTAAGCAACAGCATCCTTTGGTAATCTTTTTAGATGATTTGCAATGGTCTGATACGGCTTCATTACAATTAATACGGTCTTTAATTACCACATTAGATGATCAATCTTTATTTATTATTGGTGCTTATCGAGATAATGAAGTTGATTTAGCGCACCCTGTCAGATTAACCTTAAATGATATTCATAATCAAGGGGTAATTATTGAAGAACTTGTACTCAATAATTTAACAGTTTCTCAGCTTGAAGGATTAATTAAGGACACCATAAACTTAGAAGAAAAAAGCTGTAAAAAACTAGCAAAATTAGTTAAGAAAAAAACAAATGGTAATCCTTTCTTTGTTAAAGAATTTTTATCCTCTCTGCATCAGAATGAAATTTTAGTTTTTGATAACTTCCAAAGACAATGGGATTATAATGAAGATAAAATTCAAGCTTTACAAATCACTGAAAATGTTGTTGACTTAATGTCCACTAATATCAAAAATACACCAACAACAATACAAGAAATCTTAAAAATAGCAGCTTGTATCGGTAGTAAGTTTGATTTAACTACCTTAGCAATGGTTAGTAATTATTCACAAATTGCAACAGGAAATTATTTGGTCAATGCCTTAGAAAAAGGTTTGATTTTACCTCTTAATAATCAATATAAACTCATTAATAATTATCAAGAAGATGAAGAAATCCCTCAAACACTAAAAGTTACCTATCAATTTTCCCATGATCGGGTACAACAGGCAGCTTATTCCCTACTATCTAAGCAAAAGCAGGAAGAAATACATCTAAAAATAGGAAAGTTATTATTAAATAACACACCTAAAATAAAACAAGAAGAAAAAATATTTGATATTGTTAATCAAATTAATATTGGTTATAAGCTGATTAAAAACCCCTTAGAATATGAGCAACTTGCCAAATTAAATTTAATAGCTGGAAAAAAAGCAAAGGCATCAGCAGCCTATGAAGTTGCTTTAAATTATTTACAATTTGCCATTAGTATTTTAGACAAGGATCAAATTTGGAACACTCAATATCAATTTTCCTTAGAAGTTTATTTAGAAGCAACGGAATCGGCTTATTTAACGGGTAACTTTCAAGTTATGGAAGTTTTGGTGCTAACTATTATAGAACATAGTAAATTTATCTTAGATCAGGTTAAAGCGTATGAAATAAAAATCAAGGCCTATACATCCCAAAATAATTTACTAGAAGCCATAAATTTATCGTTATCAACTTTAGCTTTATTAGGTATCATTATTCCTAAAAATCCTACTGCTTCAGAGATTAAAAACTCCTTAGAAGAAACGAATCTATTACTCCAAGATACAGTTATCAAAGACTTAGTTAATTTACCCCTGATTACTGATAATAAAGCCATAGCTTCTTTGCGAATTTTAGTCACTATGAGTATGGCCGCATTTTTGGCGAGTCCTCGACTATTTATTATAACCGTTACTCAACAGATTAAGTTATGCCTTAACTATGGAAATTCCCCTGAAGCTTGTGTTGCTTATGCTTTTTATGGTGAACTATTATGTCAAATTAGTGAAAATTTTGATGCTGGTTATGAATTTGGAAAACTTGCTTTATCCTTATTATCAAAACTTCAAGCAAAACGTGTAGAAGCGCAAACCTCCTTTGTTGTTATCTTAGCCATTAGACATTGGAAAGAACCTATTAAAGAACTATTAAATCCTTTGCGGTCAGGATATGAAAAAGGATTAGAAATAGGTAATATTGAGTATGCAATGTGGAATGCTCAACTCTATTGCAATTATTTATTTGCTATAGGAAAAGAATTAACTCAAGTGAAAAGCGAGTTAAGTAAATATATACAAGCTGCTAAAAAAATGCAAAGTAAGAATAGTCTATATTTCTTAGCAATGAATTATCAACTTGTGCTTAACTTGCAGAATGAATGCCAATTTCCTTGTCGCTTAGTTGGTGAAGCCTTTAACGAAGAGCAAATGCTTCCCTTGTATAAAAAAGGTAACTATAATTTAGCTTTATTTCATATTTATACCCATAAAACTACCATTTGTTATCTATTGGGTGAGTTAGAAAACGCCTTAGAATATGCTTTAGAAGGGGAAAAATATATAGGAGAAATGTTAACAGCAGGATCACCAAAATTTCTTTTTTACTATTGTTTAACCCATTTAGCTATTTATGACCAAAAATCTGAAAAAGAACAACAGAGTATCATCAAAAAAGTCACCAATCACCAAACAAACCTAAACCTTTTAGCAACCCATAATCCTAGTCACTATTTAGGTAAATTTTATTTAATCGAAGCTGAATTATATCGTGTATTAGGAGATGATAAAAATGCTAGAGAATGCTATGATCAAGCTATCACTGCTTTTGAAAAAAGTAATTATATTCATGAACAAGCGATCGCTTATGAATTAGCTGCTAAATTTTATTTGAATAAAGAACATACCCATTTAGCTCATTATTACTTACAGGATGCCTACTACTATTATCAAGTTTGGGGTGCTACTGCTAAACTAAAACACTTAGAAGAAACCTATCCTCAGTTAATCTCAAAAGACAACTATTCTCCCAAGAAATTAAAAACAAAAATCACTGAAAAACGATTCACTAAAGAGTTAGATTTTAATAGTATCTTCAAAGCATCTCAAGTGATTTCTGGTGAGATTATTTTAAAAAATTTATTAGAAAAATTGATGAGAACGATCATCGAAAATGCTGGCGCACAAAAAGGATTTTTATTACTCGAACATAATAATAATTGGTTGATTGAAGCAGAAGGCAATATTGACAATACAAATCTGACCATTTTACAATCAATACCTCTTAATAATTCTGAGCAAAATTCTCACGATATTCGACTATCAATACCTATTATCAACTATGTTGCCCATACCCAGGAAAGTATTGTTTTAAATGATGCGACTCAAGAAGGTAACTTTACTCAAACGACTTACATTATTAACAATAAACCTAAATCAATTCTTTGTACTCCTCTTATTAACCAAGGAAAAATCAACGGAATTATTTATCTAGAAAATAATTTAACTACCGATGCTTTTACCCCTGCAAGGGTAGAAATTGTTAAAATCCTATCGAGTTCTGCTGCGATTTCCATTGAGAATTCTCGTCTCTATGAACAACTAGAAGACTATAGTAAAACCCTAGAAAAGAAAGTTCAATCAAGAACTCAAGAATTACAAGATAAAAATAAGCAATTAAATGTAACTTTAGCCAAACTTAAAGCAACCCAAAATCAAATTATTGCCCAAGAAAAATTAGCCTCTCTTGGGGCTTTAACAGCTGGAATTGCTCATGAAATCAAAAACCCTTTAAACTTCGTCAATAACTTTGCAGAAATTTGTGTCGAGTTAACAGAAGAATTACAAGAAGAAATAGAAGATCACAAAGATGGATTAGATACAGAAACCATCGATTATATAGAAGAAATATTAGAAGATATTAAACAAAATTCTCAGAAAATTCATGAACATGGACAACGGGCCGATAAAATTGTTCATGGAATGTTAATGCACTCGAAAGGAAAACCAGGACAACGACAACTAACAGATATTAATAATTTATTAGCTGAGTCTGTTAATTTAGCCTATCATGGAATGCGGGTCAAAGAGCCTTCTTTTAAAATTAAAATTAACACTCATTATGACAGTAATATCCCAGAAATTAACATTGTTCCCCAAGATATTAGTCGAGTTTTTCTCAATGCTATTAATAATGCTTGTTATGCTGTTCATGAAAAGGGCAAATCGCTTCAAGAAGACTTCACCCCAACGTTAACAATAACCACAGCAGCTAAACATGAACAAATAGAAATCATGATTCGAGACAATGGCAAAGGCATTGCTCAACCCATCATAGATAAGGTGTTCAATCCCTTTTTTACCACTAAACCCACCGGACAAGGAACGGGATTAGGATTATCTATTAGCCATGATATTATCGTACAAGGACACCAAGGACAAATTTTGATAGATAGTCAAGAGAACGATTATACCGAATTAAAAATTATTCTACCGACTGGAAATATGATAGGAAAAATCTCACCTTAA
- the ligA gene encoding NAD-dependent DNA ligase LigA, translating into MTITPEIKQRVTQLRQQLQKANYAYYVLDDPIMEDAVYDQLYRELDSLEKEHPQLITPDSPTQRVGDQPASQFVSVTHNIPLYSLENAFNLEELKAWEKRWQRSYEKEEFTSVEYVCELKIDGSALALTYENGLFVRGVTRGDGTTGEEITQNVRTIRSIPLKLNIDNPPPIVEVRGEAFLPLDEFDRINQEREEKGDALFANPRNAAAGTLRQLDPKIVDQRRLQFFAYTLHLEEAEISSQWESLNYLENSGFLVNPHRKLCQFLDEVEAYFKQWETARKDLPYMTDGVVVKINNYSLQKALGFTQKFPRWAIALKYPAEEAPTLVKNIVVNVGRTGAVTPMAVMEPVHLAGTTVQKATLHNSDRIAQLDIRVGDTVIIRKAGEIIPEVVRVLKELRPPNTQPYEMPDRCPECDSPLIRPSGEAVIRCMNLSCEAILRGSLVHWASRDALDIRGLGEKIVVLLIENGLVNSIADLYYLTPETIANLERMGSKSADNLIKAIEGSKQQPFSRVLYGLGIRYVGSVTANLLVENFPSIDQLSQASFASLSSVYGVGEEIAQSIIDWFSIEKNCDLIKQLKKVGLQLETTSSEQITVEPSLTPFSGKTFVITGTLPTLTRNEAKALIEQAGGKVTGSVSKKTDYLLVGEKAGSKLTQAEKLGINQLSEADLLRLLNSE; encoded by the coding sequence ATGACAATTACCCCAGAAATTAAACAACGAGTAACACAACTTCGTCAACAACTACAAAAAGCGAATTATGCTTACTATGTGCTTGATGATCCCATTATGGAAGATGCTGTTTATGATCAGTTATATCGAGAACTCGATAGCTTAGAAAAAGAACATCCTCAATTAATCACCCCAGATAGTCCCACCCAAAGAGTAGGAGATCAACCTGCCTCTCAATTTGTGTCTGTCACCCATAATATCCCCCTTTATAGTTTAGAAAATGCCTTTAATTTAGAGGAGTTGAAAGCCTGGGAAAAACGATGGCAGCGATCTTATGAAAAAGAAGAATTTACATCTGTTGAATATGTGTGTGAATTAAAAATAGATGGATCTGCCCTAGCGTTAACCTATGAAAATGGTCTATTCGTCCGAGGCGTAACTAGAGGAGATGGAACGACGGGAGAAGAGATTACCCAAAATGTTCGCACCATTCGTTCTATTCCTTTAAAATTAAATATCGATAATCCTCCTCCCATTGTAGAAGTTAGAGGAGAGGCTTTTTTACCTCTAGATGAATTTGATCGCATTAATCAAGAAAGAGAAGAAAAGGGAGACGCTTTATTTGCTAATCCCCGTAACGCAGCAGCCGGTACTTTACGACAGTTAGATCCAAAAATTGTTGACCAAAGACGTTTACAATTTTTTGCTTATACTTTACATCTTGAAGAAGCTGAAATTAGTAGTCAATGGGAGTCTTTAAACTATTTAGAAAATAGCGGTTTTTTAGTCAATCCTCATCGCAAATTATGCCAGTTTCTCGATGAAGTCGAAGCGTATTTTAAGCAATGGGAAACTGCGAGAAAAGACTTACCCTATATGACCGATGGAGTGGTGGTAAAAATTAATAATTATTCTCTACAAAAAGCGTTAGGATTTACCCAAAAATTCCCCCGTTGGGCGATCGCTTTAAAATACCCTGCCGAAGAAGCCCCCACCCTCGTCAAAAATATTGTGGTGAATGTAGGACGAACCGGGGCCGTGACCCCCATGGCCGTCATGGAACCGGTTCATTTAGCCGGAACCACCGTACAAAAAGCCACCCTTCACAACAGCGATCGCATTGCCCAACTGGATATCCGTGTCGGAGATACGGTGATTATTCGCAAAGCAGGGGAAATTATTCCCGAAGTGGTTCGTGTCCTCAAAGAATTACGTCCCCCCAACACCCAACCCTATGAAATGCCTGATCGTTGTCCTGAATGTGATTCTCCCTTGATCCGTCCCTCAGGAGAAGCGGTTATTCGCTGTATGAATTTGTCTTGTGAGGCGATTTTACGGGGGAGTCTCGTTCATTGGGCTTCACGGGATGCCTTAGATATTCGGGGTTTGGGGGAAAAAATTGTCGTTTTACTCATTGAGAATGGGCTAGTCAATTCCATTGCAGATTTATATTATTTAACCCCTGAAACAATTGCCAATTTAGAACGTATGGGCAGTAAATCTGCAGACAATTTAATTAAGGCTATCGAAGGGAGTAAACAGCAACCCTTCTCACGGGTTTTATATGGGTTAGGGATTCGTTATGTTGGCAGTGTTACCGCTAATTTATTAGTCGAAAATTTTCCCAGTATTGATCAATTATCTCAAGCTTCTTTTGCTTCTTTAAGTTCTGTTTATGGCGTAGGAGAAGAAATTGCCCAATCGATCATTGACTGGTTTAGTATTGAAAAAAATTGTGATTTAATCAAACAATTAAAAAAAGTTGGGTTACAATTAGAGACAACTTCCTCCGAACAAATCACTGTTGAACCTTCCCTGACTCCCTTCTCTGGCAAAACTTTCGTTATTACTGGCACTTTACCCACATTAACCCGCAACGAAGCTAAAGCTTTAATTGAACAAGCTGGCGGAAAAGTAACAGGTTCTGTTAGTAAAAAAACAGATTATTTATTAGTGGGAGAAAAAGCAGGATCGAAATTAACTCAAGCCGAAAAATTAGGGATTAATCAACTAAGTGAAGCAGACTTATTAAGGCTTCTAAACTCAGAGTAA